A genomic segment from Dermatobacter hominis encodes:
- a CDS encoding SGNH/GDSL hydrolase family protein, producing the protein MTGTPQLSALRVPAIAACLLLVAAIAPSCSKNQGERVAIVGDSLVTFDEADLRAEMGDDFDLKVSGNFGKQVLGAIPPAEVVSTTDAAQLIVNLGTNDVRAGTPVEQSMAALSALIGLYPKARCIHLVNINEHMVDGTTGQVSTDAARRFNDALEQLVGTDDRLGVIDWNAEVEDTLEGEPPTSTLTTDSVHLTKEGNEVLNGLYGKAVRSC; encoded by the coding sequence ATGACCGGGACACCTCAGCTCAGCGCCCTCCGAGTGCCGGCGATCGCAGCCTGCCTCCTCCTCGTCGCCGCGATCGCCCCCTCGTGCTCGAAGAACCAGGGCGAGCGCGTGGCGATCGTCGGCGACTCCCTCGTCACCTTCGACGAGGCCGACCTCCGCGCCGAGATGGGCGACGACTTCGACCTCAAGGTCAGCGGCAACTTCGGGAAGCAGGTGCTCGGTGCGATCCCTCCGGCCGAGGTGGTGTCGACGACCGACGCGGCCCAGCTCATCGTCAACCTCGGGACCAACGACGTCCGGGCCGGCACGCCCGTCGAGCAGTCGATGGCGGCGCTCAGCGCGCTGATCGGCCTCTACCCGAAGGCCCGCTGCATCCACCTCGTCAACATCAACGAGCACATGGTCGACGGCACGACCGGGCAGGTCTCGACCGACGCCGCCCGGCGGTTCAACGACGCGCTCGAGCAGCTGGTCGGCACCGACGACCGGCTGGGGGTCATCGACTGGAACGCAGAGGTCGAGGACACGCTCGAGGGCGAACCCCCGACCAGCACGCTGACCACCGACTCGGTCCACCTGACCAAGGAGGGCAACGAGGTCCTCAACGGGCTGTACGGCAAGGCGGTGCGGAGCTGCTGA
- a CDS encoding DUF72 domain-containing protein: MLRVGTSGWQYRSWREAFYGGRPTSGWLAAYAATFGTVEVNSSFYRLPERHTVAHWAEATPDDFCFVLKVSRYLTHVRRLRDPEEPIERFLDRAEPLGPKLGAALLQLPPDFRIDVDRLAAVLERWPADVPLAVELRHDSWFVDEVRSLLGERSVPLVRTDRDGRPQEPAWVTADWCYVRLHEGTARPRPCYGDRALRSWRDRIVDGWGTGARGFAFFNNDPQACAPRNAVRFRELASAAGVDVG, from the coding sequence GTGCTCCGGGTCGGGACATCGGGATGGCAGTACCGCAGCTGGCGGGAGGCCTTCTACGGCGGGCGCCCGACGAGCGGATGGCTGGCCGCGTACGCGGCCACGTTCGGCACGGTCGAGGTCAACAGCTCCTTCTACCGGCTGCCCGAGCGCCACACGGTCGCCCACTGGGCCGAGGCGACGCCCGACGACTTCTGCTTCGTGCTCAAGGTGAGCCGCTACCTGACCCACGTGCGGCGGCTTCGCGATCCCGAGGAGCCGATCGAGCGCTTCCTGGACCGCGCCGAACCGCTCGGTCCGAAGCTCGGCGCCGCCCTCCTGCAGCTCCCGCCGGACTTCCGGATCGACGTCGATCGGCTGGCGGCGGTGCTCGAACGCTGGCCGGCGGACGTACCCCTCGCGGTCGAGCTGCGCCACGACAGCTGGTTCGTCGACGAGGTCCGCTCGCTCCTCGGCGAGCGGTCGGTCCCGCTGGTGCGGACCGACCGCGACGGCCGACCCCAGGAGCCGGCCTGGGTCACGGCGGACTGGTGCTACGTGCGCCTGCACGAGGGCACCGCGAGGCCGCGGCCCTGCTACGGGGACCGGGCGCTCCGGTCGTGGCGCGACCGCATCGTCGACGGGTGGGGCACCGGGGCGCGGGGGTTCGCGTTCTTCAACAACGACCCGCAGGCGTGCGCACCCCGGAACGCGGTGCGGTTCCGCGAGCTGGCGTCGGCGGCCGGCGTCGACGTCGGCTGA
- a CDS encoding CinA family protein, whose protein sequence is MEPAGPDRSLTTLAELAAQRLQGRTLACAESFTAGLLCQAMASVESSSDWFRGGLVSYQSRVKHEVLGVRPGPVVAEAAARDMAVGVARLLDADIAVATTGVAGPTEQDGRPPGEVVIGWMVDGHVGAETLHIPGDPETVIERGARAAIVRLTAALSGEEAARPLSDQL, encoded by the coding sequence ATGGAACCCGCCGGACCAGACCGATCCCTGACCACGCTGGCCGAGCTGGCCGCGCAGCGGCTGCAGGGCCGGACGCTCGCCTGCGCCGAGTCGTTCACGGCCGGCCTCCTCTGCCAGGCCATGGCCTCCGTCGAGAGCTCGTCCGACTGGTTCAGAGGAGGCCTCGTCAGCTACCAGTCCCGGGTCAAGCACGAGGTGCTGGGGGTCCGACCGGGCCCGGTCGTGGCGGAGGCGGCGGCGCGGGACATGGCGGTCGGCGTCGCCCGGCTGCTGGACGCCGACATCGCGGTCGCCACCACCGGGGTGGCCGGACCGACCGAGCAGGACGGCCGGCCGCCGGGCGAGGTGGTCATCGGGTGGATGGTCGACGGCCACGTCGGCGCCGAGACCCTGCACATCCCCGGTGATCCCGAGACGGTCATCGAACGTGGCGCCCGAGCCGCCATCGTCCGCCTCACCGCCGCGCTCAGCGGCGAGGAGGCGGCCCGGCCACTGAGCGACCAGCTCTGA
- a CDS encoding iron-containing redox enzyme family protein, giving the protein MTPGQTLPIPRGRLSSSLVEHLRTGEVRIPSTSPADVLGDEDAQLALHVVYELSYRGYAGVDERMERDDEVLRVRHRLEDAMEAQLRSEVGLVPRDAVALLERLSAPSDGPSLSRYLLERSDLGMMREFAIHRSAYQLKEADPHTWAMPRLDGRAKAALVEIQSDEYGRGVPGAAHAELWAETMDELGLDPTYGRYVDRLPATTLATGNLISLLGLQRRLTPALLGHLALFEMTSTGPMARYSAALAAVGVSERGRRFFDVHVEADAYHEVLARTDLVGGYLERHPEGGREVAFGALALDLVERRFAGHLLDSFEEGSSSLRPAPAEAVAA; this is encoded by the coding sequence ATGACGCCCGGGCAGACCCTCCCCATCCCCCGCGGCCGGCTGTCGTCGTCGCTGGTCGAGCACCTCCGGACCGGCGAGGTGCGGATCCCGTCGACGAGCCCCGCCGACGTGCTCGGCGACGAGGACGCGCAGCTCGCCCTCCACGTGGTGTACGAGCTCTCGTACCGGGGCTACGCCGGCGTCGACGAGCGCATGGAGCGCGACGACGAGGTCCTGCGCGTCCGGCACCGACTCGAGGACGCGATGGAGGCCCAGCTGCGGTCGGAGGTGGGCCTCGTCCCCCGCGATGCGGTGGCCCTCCTCGAGCGCCTGTCGGCGCCGAGCGACGGCCCGTCGCTGTCGCGGTACCTCCTGGAGCGGTCGGACCTGGGCATGATGCGGGAGTTCGCGATCCACCGCTCGGCCTACCAGCTCAAGGAGGCGGACCCCCACACGTGGGCGATGCCGCGCCTCGACGGCCGGGCGAAGGCGGCGCTCGTCGAGATCCAGTCCGACGAGTACGGACGGGGCGTGCCCGGTGCCGCGCACGCGGAGCTCTGGGCCGAGACGATGGACGAGCTCGGGCTCGACCCGACCTACGGCCGGTACGTCGACCGGCTCCCCGCGACGACGCTGGCGACCGGCAACCTGATCAGCCTGCTCGGCCTCCAGCGCCGCCTCACCCCGGCGCTGCTCGGCCACCTCGCGCTGTTCGAGATGACGAGCACCGGTCCGATGGCGCGGTACTCGGCCGCGCTGGCCGCGGTCGGGGTGTCGGAACGGGGTCGCCGGTTCTTCGACGTGCACGTGGAGGCCGACGCCTACCACGAGGTGCTCGCGCGGACCGACCTCGTGGGCGGCTACCTGGAGCGGCACCCCGAGGGAGGGCGCGAGGTCGCCTTCGGGGCGTTGGCCCTCGACCTGGTCGAGCGCCGCTTCGCCGGGCACCTCCTCGACTCGTTCGAGGAGGGCAGCTCGTCGCTGCGCCCCGCTCCTGCCGAGGCCGTCGCGGCCTGA
- a CDS encoding STAS domain-containing protein: MDPKDLAIETDVLDIGDGRLTGRAVVTGDLDVSVTDLLESRLVALREAGATDLIVDATDVTFLDSSGLRALIHARNEFEGAGGTFIIDGMSPAVRRVLDLCGMLDLGALPGVAEGSA, from the coding sequence GTGGACCCGAAGGACCTGGCCATCGAGACCGACGTGCTGGACATCGGCGACGGGCGGTTGACCGGTCGAGCGGTCGTCACGGGCGACCTCGACGTCTCGGTGACCGACCTCCTCGAGTCGCGCCTCGTCGCCCTGCGCGAGGCCGGTGCCACCGACCTCATCGTCGACGCCACCGACGTCACGTTCCTCGACTCCTCGGGCCTCCGTGCGCTGATCCACGCCCGGAACGAGTTCGAGGGGGCGGGGGGCACGTTCATCATCGACGGCATGAGCCCCGCCGTCCGACGTGTCCTGGACCTCTGCGGCATGCTCGACCTGGGCGCGCTGCCCGGCGTCGCCGAGGGCTCGGCCTGA
- a CDS encoding response regulator transcription factor, which yields MAAVNDYDLVVHGLAEMLRHDSRLDVKERIVIGEPVIERVQVALFDTFGRTEPIESEISRLLSEPLVERVVVFSMDLLPDMVDAAMGAGASGFISKGLTRPEIAEAVLRVAAGQEVRAIAHRRTPVEPELDWPGRGQGLSMRESEVLVLAAEGLTNAEIGRALYIGTETVKSHLHAAYTKLKVRNRVEATAMVHRSPSFRQARSGRHDLGPTAP from the coding sequence GTGGCCGCCGTCAACGACTACGACCTCGTGGTGCACGGCCTCGCCGAGATGCTCCGCCACGACAGCCGGCTCGACGTCAAGGAGCGGATCGTGATCGGCGAGCCGGTCATCGAGCGCGTGCAGGTGGCGTTGTTCGACACGTTCGGCCGGACCGAACCGATCGAGTCGGAGATCTCCCGGCTGCTCAGCGAACCGCTCGTCGAGCGCGTGGTGGTGTTCTCGATGGACCTGCTCCCCGACATGGTCGACGCCGCGATGGGTGCCGGGGCGTCGGGCTTCATCTCGAAGGGGCTCACCCGCCCCGAGATCGCCGAGGCCGTCCTCCGCGTCGCGGCCGGCCAGGAGGTGCGGGCGATCGCGCACCGCCGCACGCCGGTGGAGCCCGAGCTCGACTGGCCCGGCCGCGGCCAGGGCCTGTCCATGCGGGAGAGCGAGGTCCTCGTCCTGGCCGCCGAGGGCCTGACGAACGCGGAGATCGGCCGGGCCCTCTACATCGGTACGGAAACGGTGAAGTCGCACCTGCACGCGGCCTACACGAAGCTCAAGGTGCGCAACCGGGTGGAGGCGACCGCGATGGTCCACCGCTCCCCCTCGTTCCGCCAGGCGCGCTCGGGCCGGCACGATCTCGGACCCACCGCCCCGTGA
- a CDS encoding PP2C family protein-serine/threonine phosphatase, producing MTDPRRSPLLLVEDDDGDAVLFRELLSDDPLGAELVVARDVHEALAVTSAAAPVACVLDLGLPGFRELEALEEYRAAAPDVPVVVLTGRTDGDLVVQALSLGAQDFLIKGEESGHSISRAIRFSVERRRAEAAAAALAVAETRAAEQQRLESSLLGRVSIPSPELRWDSRYVVARDGVVGGDFLDCVELDDGTVRLVIGDVSGHGPDEAALGVALRVAWRSLVLSSGPQADVLPSLEQVLVSERHQDADFATVCDLTIPPERTSVVVRSAGHPPPILDGSTLLVDEERCAPLGVGRCPERSGTRLTLAPPARILLYTDGLFEIRRADGRIGELEELVAHVAARPSDGLDDLLASIEHLAVGGWRDDVAIAVLEIGAR from the coding sequence GTGACGGACCCCCGGCGGTCACCGCTCCTCCTCGTGGAGGACGACGACGGTGACGCCGTGCTCTTCCGTGAGCTGCTGTCGGACGACCCGCTCGGCGCGGAGCTCGTGGTCGCACGAGACGTGCACGAGGCGCTGGCCGTGACCTCCGCGGCCGCGCCCGTGGCATGCGTGCTGGACCTGGGCCTACCGGGGTTCCGGGAGCTCGAGGCGCTCGAGGAGTACCGGGCCGCGGCGCCTGACGTGCCCGTCGTCGTGCTCACCGGCCGGACCGACGGCGATCTCGTGGTGCAGGCGCTCTCGCTGGGCGCACAGGACTTCCTCATCAAGGGCGAGGAGAGCGGGCACTCGATCTCCCGGGCGATCCGCTTCTCCGTCGAGCGCCGCCGGGCCGAGGCGGCCGCCGCGGCCCTCGCCGTCGCCGAGACCAGGGCCGCGGAGCAGCAGCGGCTCGAGAGCTCGTTGCTGGGGCGCGTCTCGATCCCGAGCCCGGAGCTCCGCTGGGACAGCCGCTACGTCGTGGCCCGCGACGGCGTGGTCGGCGGGGACTTCCTCGACTGCGTCGAGCTCGACGACGGGACGGTCCGGCTCGTGATCGGCGACGTCTCCGGCCACGGACCCGACGAGGCCGCGCTCGGCGTGGCCCTCCGGGTGGCGTGGCGGTCGCTCGTGCTGTCGTCGGGCCCGCAGGCCGACGTGCTGCCGTCCCTCGAGCAGGTGCTCGTCTCGGAGCGCCACCAGGACGCAGACTTCGCCACCGTGTGCGACCTCACGATCCCGCCGGAGCGGACCTCGGTGGTCGTGCGCAGCGCGGGCCACCCGCCGCCGATCCTCGACGGCAGCACCCTGCTGGTCGACGAGGAGCGGTGCGCGCCGCTCGGGGTCGGACGCTGCCCGGAGCGGTCGGGGACCCGCCTGACGTTGGCGCCCCCGGCGCGCATCCTGCTGTACACCGACGGCCTCTTCGAGATCAGGCGCGCCGACGGCCGCATCGGGGAGCTCGAGGAGCTCGTCGCCCACGTCGCGGCCCGGCCGTCGGACGGCCTCGACGACCTGCTGGCATCGATCGAGCACCTCGCCGTCGGCGGGTGGCGCGACGACGTCGCGATCGCCGTGCTCGAGATCGGCGCGCGGTGA